From a single Crocosphaera sp. UHCC 0190 genomic region:
- a CDS encoding cyclase family protein, with the protein MPNYIDVSVPVSPELPSWPGSPPVKFSRDLDLEKGDIANDTSIQFSVHTGTHIDAPLHFVKGGNSVDQVSLEILIGKVYVADLSTVDVITTETLEGLDLPTGIERLLLKTKNSQLWENKVREFNRDFVAITADAAQWLVNQGIKLVGIDYLSIQRFYDGPETHQILLQSSVVIIEGLNLTNVSAGVYELICLPIKLAGVEGAPARVILQKI; encoded by the coding sequence TTGCCTAACTATATTGATGTTTCCGTGCCTGTTTCCCCTGAATTACCCAGTTGGCCAGGTAGTCCCCCTGTTAAGTTTAGCCGTGATTTAGATTTAGAAAAAGGGGATATTGCCAATGACACCAGTATTCAGTTTAGTGTCCATACAGGAACCCATATTGATGCTCCTTTACATTTTGTTAAAGGGGGAAATAGTGTCGATCAAGTATCTTTAGAGATATTAATTGGTAAAGTTTATGTGGCTGATTTATCTACCGTTGATGTGATTACAACGGAAACCCTTGAAGGGTTAGACTTACCCACGGGAATTGAGCGGTTATTATTGAAGACCAAAAACTCCCAATTATGGGAGAATAAAGTGAGAGAGTTTAACCGTGATTTTGTGGCAATTACCGCCGATGCAGCCCAATGGTTAGTGAATCAAGGCATTAAATTAGTTGGCATTGATTATCTGTCCATTCAACGCTTTTATGATGGGCCAGAAACTCACCAAATTTTATTACAATCATCTGTGGTTATTATCGAAGGACTAAACTTAACTAATGTGTCTGCGGGAGTCTATGAATTAATCTGTTTACCCATTAAATTAGCCGGAGTAGAAGGTGCGCCAGCTAGAGTAATTTTACAAAAAATTTGA
- a CDS encoding response regulator transcription factor encodes MRILIVEDDPLMQLGLEQALSEYPDFEIVGQAEDGYTGVQKALELKPDLVVMDIGLPRLDGIAATKQIKEKLPNTHVVMLTSHTLQTEVVAALSSGADAYCIKGASLERLLAAIEAAQDGATYLDPQIARLVLDNLKPPTPEVNQNISLLSERELEVLKLIVEGKSNNEIAEHLYLSTNTIKTHVRGIMNKLAVDDRVQAAVIALRSGLV; translated from the coding sequence ATGCGTATCTTAATTGTAGAAGACGATCCCTTGATGCAGTTAGGCTTAGAGCAAGCTCTGAGCGAATATCCTGACTTTGAAATCGTGGGACAAGCTGAAGACGGCTATACTGGGGTACAGAAGGCGTTGGAACTGAAACCAGATTTAGTGGTCATGGATATTGGTTTACCGCGCTTAGATGGCATTGCGGCCACGAAACAAATTAAGGAAAAGTTGCCGAATACTCATGTGGTAATGTTAACCTCTCATACGTTACAAACGGAGGTAGTGGCAGCTTTATCTAGTGGGGCTGATGCTTATTGTATTAAGGGGGCCAGTTTAGAGCGGTTATTAGCGGCGATCGAAGCGGCCCAAGATGGGGCCACTTATCTTGATCCACAAATTGCTAGATTAGTATTAGATAATCTTAAACCGCCTACCCCAGAAGTTAATCAAAATATTAGTTTACTTTCTGAACGAGAGTTAGAGGTTTTAAAGTTAATTGTTGAAGGAAAAAGTAACAATGAAATTGCTGAACACTTATATCTTAGTACCAATACCATTAAAACCCATGTGAGAGGTATTATGAATAAATTGGCGGTTGATGATCGAGTACAAGCTGCGGTTATTGCTTTGCGTTCTGGACTGGTATAG
- the pap gene encoding polyphosphate:AMP phosphotransferase: MLDTLDLKLTLDKETYQSQIEALMRQLRSLQKDCWDNKLPVVIVLEGWAAAGKGKLLEKTIGYMDPRGFAVHPILAATEHETKYPFLWRFWHKLPPKGSIGIFYHSWYTHVLEDRLFERVTDGGVSLLMRDINAFERQLVDDGVAIAKFWIHLSRKEMKKRLKKYESDELESWRVRKEDWQQAKRYNEYAALAEEMLTYTSTGHAPWTLVEGDCQYWARVKVLSQIVATITQALDRLKLPKTDIPALPPQTELQPTEPDFLEKVDLSLHLPKEDYKQRLGEAQIKLRQLQLKIFKEKVPVLVLFEGWDAAGKGGAIKRLTDTLDPRSYKVNAFAAPTFEEQQYHYLWRFWRHIPGGGTIGIFDRSWYGRVLVERIEGFASELDWRQSYKEINEFEIQLTSAGYVLVKFWLHISYEEQLRRFEERKDSHFKGYKLTDEDWRNREKWPLYYVAVNQMVARTSTPSAPWSIVPGNDKYYARVHVLETVINAIEAELKRRN, encoded by the coding sequence ATGTTAGATACCCTTGATCTTAAATTAACCCTTGATAAAGAAACTTATCAGTCTCAAATAGAAGCATTGATGCGACAGTTGCGATCGCTACAAAAAGACTGTTGGGATAATAAGCTTCCTGTCGTCATTGTTTTAGAAGGTTGGGCCGCTGCGGGGAAGGGTAAGTTATTAGAGAAAACCATTGGTTATATGGACCCCCGTGGGTTTGCGGTTCATCCCATTTTAGCCGCAACAGAACATGAGACAAAATATCCTTTTCTCTGGCGATTTTGGCATAAATTACCCCCAAAAGGTAGCATCGGTATTTTTTATCATAGTTGGTACACCCATGTTTTAGAAGATCGTTTATTTGAAAGGGTGACAGATGGGGGTGTTTCCCTGTTAATGCGCGATATTAATGCCTTTGAACGTCAGTTAGTAGATGACGGCGTTGCGATCGCTAAATTTTGGATTCATTTGAGTCGTAAAGAGATGAAAAAGCGACTGAAAAAATATGAGTCTGATGAATTAGAATCATGGCGAGTCCGTAAGGAAGATTGGCAACAGGCCAAACGGTATAATGAATATGCGGCTTTGGCTGAGGAAATGTTAACCTATACCAGTACGGGTCATGCTCCTTGGACGTTGGTAGAAGGGGACTGTCAATACTGGGCGAGAGTTAAAGTATTATCCCAGATAGTTGCTACCATTACCCAAGCGTTAGACCGTCTAAAACTCCCGAAAACCGATATTCCGGCCCTACCCCCACAAACGGAATTACAACCCACAGAACCGGATTTTTTAGAGAAGGTAGACTTGAGTTTGCATCTCCCTAAAGAAGATTACAAACAACGGTTAGGGGAAGCGCAAATCAAACTGCGACAGTTGCAATTAAAGATTTTTAAAGAAAAGGTTCCCGTTTTAGTCTTATTTGAAGGTTGGGACGCAGCCGGTAAGGGAGGGGCAATTAAACGTCTTACTGATACTTTAGACCCCAGAAGTTATAAAGTCAATGCTTTTGCTGCTCCAACTTTTGAGGAGCAACAATATCATTATTTATGGCGATTTTGGCGACATATTCCGGGAGGGGGAACCATTGGCATTTTTGATCGTAGTTGGTATGGACGGGTATTAGTTGAAAGAATTGAAGGGTTTGCGTCTGAGTTAGACTGGAGACAATCTTATAAGGAAATTAATGAGTTTGAGATCCAATTAACTAGCGCAGGATATGTATTAGTTAAATTTTGGTTACATATTAGTTATGAAGAACAATTAAGACGGTTTGAAGAGAGAAAAGATAGCCATTTTAAAGGTTATAAATTAACGGATGAAGATTGGCGAAATCGGGAAAAATGGCCTCTATATTATGTGGCAGTCAATCAAATGGTTGCTCGTACCAGTACCCCTTCTGCACCTTGGTCTATTGTACCCGGAAATGATAAATATTATGCCCGTGTTCATGTTTTAGAAACGGTCATTAATGCCATTGAAGCTGAGTTAAAACGACGCAATTAA
- a CDS encoding phosphoglycerate dehydrogenase, protein MTWKILITCPPMLASIDSCQERFKLENLEVVTPNIVQQLSEEELCQIIADFDGVIAGDDPFSAKVLEIGKKGKLKVLAKWGIGVDAIDLKAAKNLGIYTSNTPNVFGDEVADVALSYTLLLARQLHKIDAAVRQGNWLKIQGTSLRGKVAGIIGVGSIGAAIARRFHVMGMNLLGYDVRPIDEKLCQEINLKQVDLDELFQEADCIVLACNLTPENHHLLNEKAFNLMKDGTWLVNVARGPIVDEKALISALDSGKIAKAALDVFESEPMTTENPLVNYEQVIMGSHNGSNTREAVLRVNQIAIDNLVRDLKRAAEENS, encoded by the coding sequence ATGACTTGGAAAATTCTGATTACTTGTCCCCCCATGTTGGCCTCGATTGATAGCTGTCAAGAACGCTTTAAACTGGAAAATCTTGAAGTTGTCACTCCCAACATTGTTCAACAACTTAGTGAAGAGGAACTTTGTCAAATTATTGCTGATTTTGATGGTGTGATTGCTGGTGATGATCCCTTTAGTGCGAAAGTGTTAGAAATCGGTAAAAAAGGCAAATTAAAAGTCTTAGCTAAATGGGGTATTGGAGTCGATGCTATTGATTTAAAAGCCGCTAAAAATTTAGGAATTTATACTTCAAATACCCCCAATGTTTTTGGGGATGAAGTAGCCGATGTCGCTCTTAGTTATACCCTATTACTGGCACGACAATTACATAAAATTGATGCAGCAGTCCGTCAAGGAAACTGGCTAAAAATTCAAGGCACTTCTTTACGGGGTAAGGTTGCGGGTATTATTGGGGTGGGTAGTATTGGAGCGGCGATCGCTCGTCGGTTTCATGTCATGGGTATGAATTTATTAGGTTATGATGTGCGCCCAATTGATGAAAAATTATGTCAAGAAATTAACTTAAAACAAGTTGATTTAGACGAATTATTTCAAGAAGCAGACTGTATTGTTTTAGCCTGCAATTTAACCCCAGAAAACCATCATTTGTTGAATGAAAAAGCATTTAACCTGATGAAAGATGGCACATGGTTAGTGAATGTTGCTCGCGGCCCCATTGTAGATGAAAAAGCTCTCATCTCTGCCTTAGATAGTGGTAAAATAGCTAAAGCCGCCCTCGATGTTTTTGAGTCGGAACCCATGACCACCGAGAATCCTTTGGTAAACTATGAACAGGTAATTATGGGCAGTCATAACGGTTCTAATACCAGAGAAGCTGTGCTACGAGTTAATCAAATTGCCATTGATAATTTAGTGCGAGATTTAAAACGCGCTGCTGAGGAAAACTCATGA
- a CDS encoding SDR family oxidoreductase: protein MKPVVLITGVAGGIGQATAQYFTHQGWLVIGVDRQKNVQLTDIDDYIITDVSDETQIASVVQKLDRVDGLINNAAVQICKPLVEMDVTEWDQVMTVNLRSAFLFAKAAYPLLKASQGSLVNVSSVHAIATSANIAAYAASKGGLVAFTRALAIEWAKDQIRVNAILPGAVDTPMLKSGLERGHLSGNNVDELMNQLAAKTVIGRVGKPSEIAQGIFFLISHEMSSFMTGQTLVVDGGATIRLSTE, encoded by the coding sequence ATGAAACCTGTTGTTTTAATTACCGGAGTCGCGGGAGGTATTGGCCAAGCAACGGCCCAATATTTTACCCATCAAGGATGGTTAGTAATTGGGGTAGATCGTCAAAAAAATGTCCAATTGACCGATATTGATGATTATATAATAACGGATGTCTCTGATGAGACTCAAATTGCGTCAGTGGTGCAGAAACTTGATAGAGTAGACGGGTTAATCAATAATGCAGCCGTGCAAATTTGTAAACCTCTGGTTGAGATGGATGTGACAGAATGGGATCAGGTGATGACGGTGAATTTGCGGTCAGCATTTTTATTCGCTAAAGCGGCCTATCCCTTATTAAAAGCCAGTCAGGGGAGTTTGGTCAATGTGAGTTCTGTTCATGCGATCGCCACCTCGGCCAATATTGCGGCCTATGCTGCGAGTAAGGGGGGGTTAGTGGCGTTTACCCGTGCTTTAGCCATTGAATGGGCGAAAGATCAGATCCGCGTCAATGCAATTTTACCAGGGGCTGTGGATACTCCCATGTTAAAATCTGGGTTAGAAAGGGGTCATCTTTCAGGCAATAATGTGGATGAGTTAATGAATCAATTAGCGGCTAAAACGGTGATTGGTAGAGTAGGGAAACCCTCAGAAATTGCTCAAGGAATCTTCTTTTTAATTAGTCATGAAATGTCTTCATTTATGACAGGTCAAACTTTAGTTGTAGATGGAGGAGCAACCATTAGATTAAGTACAGAATAA
- a CDS encoding 6-hydroxymethylpterin diphosphokinase MptE-like protein, whose protein sequence is MNTILSKSLEPLKERVRLALNYSHDVYDYGIERAEYYEWYLKHSKRLQQFKNCHRGESCFIIGNGPSLNQMDLNPLKEVHTFGLNKIYLIFEKVNLNLSYHVSVNPLVIEQSVNNFTALSCPSFLSFKSFCEYRKKQENSLNIPDNLYFVLTSSTCHFSSNIAQKINEGYTVTYVAMQIAFYMGFKQVFLIGVDHNFKAVGKPNEKQTLKGDDMNHFSPNYFANKEWQLPDLEGSELSYRIAKFNYERSGRIIYDATVDGKLDIFPKISYEEALSMCNKK, encoded by the coding sequence ATGAATACCATATTAAGCAAAAGCCTTGAACCCCTCAAAGAGAGAGTAAGATTAGCCCTTAATTATAGCCATGATGTTTACGATTATGGAATTGAAAGAGCAGAGTATTATGAATGGTACCTAAAACACTCTAAACGGTTACAACAATTTAAAAATTGTCATCGAGGAGAAAGTTGTTTTATTATTGGTAATGGCCCATCCCTCAATCAAATGGATCTTAATCCTTTAAAAGAGGTTCATACTTTTGGACTTAATAAGATTTATTTAATCTTTGAAAAAGTCAATTTAAACTTAAGTTATCATGTGTCTGTTAATCCTTTAGTGATTGAACAAAGTGTTAACAATTTTACTGCCCTTTCTTGTCCTTCATTTCTCTCTTTTAAATCCTTTTGTGAATATCGCAAAAAGCAAGAAAATTCCTTAAACATTCCCGACAATCTTTATTTTGTTCTCACCTCATCAACTTGTCATTTTTCATCTAATATTGCCCAGAAAATTAACGAAGGCTATACAGTGACTTATGTCGCAATGCAAATTGCTTTTTATATGGGCTTTAAGCAAGTTTTTTTAATTGGGGTAGATCATAATTTTAAAGCTGTTGGAAAACCCAATGAAAAGCAAACATTAAAAGGGGATGATATGAATCATTTTAGTCCTAATTATTTTGCTAATAAGGAATGGCAATTACCTGATTTAGAAGGCTCGGAATTGTCCTATCGAATCGCTAAATTTAATTATGAACGTTCTGGCCGCATTATTTATGATGCCACAGTTGACGGGAAATTAGACATTTTTCCGAAGATTTCCTATGAAGAAGCCTTAAGTATGTGTAATAAAAAATAA
- a CDS encoding Uma2 family endonuclease yields the protein MVIASPQITLEEFLQLPETKPAREYINGEIIHKPMPKGRHSRLQGKLCSVINQVTEDGKIAYAFPELRCSFAGRSIVPDLAVFYWSNIPFNQQGEVPDNFNLSPDWTIEILSPEQRPNKVIGNILHCLQKGCKLGWFIDPDDHSILIFLPEQQPQLFKGDQVLPVLDNIPVNLTVEEVFDYLKMDN from the coding sequence ATGGTTATTGCTTCTCCTCAAATTACTTTAGAAGAATTTTTGCAACTGCCTGAAACAAAACCGGCCAGGGAATATATTAATGGGGAAATTATTCATAAACCGATGCCAAAAGGGAGACATAGTAGACTACAAGGTAAGCTTTGCTCGGTGATTAATCAAGTTACAGAAGATGGAAAAATAGCTTATGCTTTCCCTGAATTAAGATGTAGTTTTGCGGGACGTTCCATTGTTCCTGATCTTGCGGTATTTTATTGGTCAAATATTCCTTTTAATCAACAGGGAGAAGTTCCTGATAATTTTAATCTATCTCCTGACTGGACGATTGAAATCTTATCTCCTGAACAACGTCCAAACAAAGTAATTGGCAATATTCTTCACTGTTTACAAAAAGGCTGTAAATTAGGTTGGTTTATTGATCCTGATGATCATAGTATTTTGATTTTTTTGCCTGAACAACAACCCCAATTATTCAAGGGAGATCAGGTTTTACCTGTATTAGATAATATTCCTGTTAATTTAACGGTTGAAGAAGTTTTTGATTATTTGAAAATGGATAATTAA
- a CDS encoding cytidylyltransferase domain-containing protein, producing MAANSPQPTIVAFVPMRHSSERVIGKNYRLFAGKPLYHYVVESLLNCPQITQVCIDTDSPNIIEDAQQNFPAVKVILRPEHLRSGMTPMNDVLLNSVAQVPADYYLQTHSTNPLLKSTTISKAIDLFFKSPDYDSLFGVTRLQTRLYDAEGKAMNHDPNVLLRTQDLPPVYEENSNLYIFTKTILEERKNRIGYKPLMIEIERDEAWDIDEEVDFRIAELLYQTRQKATND from the coding sequence ATGGCTGCTAATTCACCACAACCAACGATTGTCGCTTTTGTTCCCATGCGTCACTCTAGTGAGCGAGTCATTGGCAAAAATTACCGTCTTTTTGCGGGAAAACCCCTTTATCATTATGTGGTTGAAAGTTTACTCAACTGTCCTCAGATTACTCAAGTTTGTATTGATACGGATAGTCCAAATATAATTGAAGATGCTCAGCAAAATTTTCCTGCAGTAAAAGTTATTTTACGTCCCGAACATTTAAGATCTGGAATGACTCCCATGAATGATGTTTTACTGAATTCTGTGGCGCAAGTTCCCGCAGATTATTATTTACAAACCCACAGCACTAACCCTTTATTAAAATCGACAACGATTTCTAAAGCAATTGATTTATTTTTTAAAAGTCCTGACTATGATAGTTTATTTGGGGTAACTCGTTTACAAACCCGCTTATATGATGCAGAGGGTAAAGCGATGAATCATGATCCAAATGTTTTACTAAGAACCCAAGATCTACCCCCAGTTTATGAAGAGAATTCTAATCTCTATATCTTTACTAAAACTATCTTAGAAGAGAGAAAAAATCGGATTGGTTATAAACCTCTCATGATTGAAATTGAACGAGATGAAGCTTGGGACATAGATGAAGAGGTAGATTTTCGGATTGCGGAATTACTCTATCAGACTAGACAAAAAGCCACTAATGATTAA
- a CDS encoding FkbM family methyltransferase has translation MQFSEETLLATYPFKSSNPFLVDVGAHQGTVSTLFAKKGWQVLAFEPEAKNRAVFEQKLKRFEQVTCIPKAVSNIGGEKVPFYVSNEHYGIHSLKPWHDTHQLAYEVDTVRLDDALAEQQISSVTLLKIDIEGADFFALKGFDFQNYFPELVMTEFMDERTQPNFSYTHHDVALYMKERGYTTFISEWQAIKEYGREGVKTDPHVWIQCLPYPLDHQPAWGNLIFVPDGEQEKFQVTLDTYLKELRQLQKAQKITQLRQNIKNIPGVQRLYNFIKGR, from the coding sequence ATGCAATTTTCAGAGGAAACATTATTAGCGACCTATCCCTTTAAAAGTTCTAACCCTTTTTTAGTGGATGTAGGGGCGCATCAAGGGACTGTATCGACTCTTTTTGCCAAAAAAGGTTGGCAAGTGTTAGCCTTTGAACCAGAAGCCAAAAATAGGGCAGTATTTGAGCAAAAACTCAAAAGATTTGAACAAGTAACTTGTATTCCTAAAGCGGTTTCCAATATTGGGGGGGAGAAAGTTCCCTTCTATGTTAGTAATGAACACTACGGAATTCATTCTCTCAAACCTTGGCACGATACCCATCAATTAGCTTATGAAGTTGATACGGTAAGACTCGATGATGCTTTAGCAGAACAGCAAATTTCCTCGGTAACACTGCTTAAGATAGACATAGAAGGGGCTGATTTTTTTGCCCTAAAAGGGTTTGATTTTCAGAACTATTTTCCTGAACTGGTAATGACTGAGTTTATGGATGAGCGAACACAACCTAATTTTAGTTACACTCATCATGATGTCGCTTTGTATATGAAAGAACGGGGCTACACTACGTTTATTTCTGAATGGCAAGCTATCAAAGAATATGGTCGAGAAGGGGTAAAAACTGACCCCCATGTTTGGATTCAATGTCTTCCTTATCCGCTTGATCATCAACCAGCATGGGGTAATCTAATATTTGTCCCCGATGGTGAGCAAGAAAAATTTCAAGTCACTTTAGACACTTATTTAAAGGAACTACGCCAATTACAAAAAGCTCAGAAAATCACTCAACTGCGCCAAAATATCAAAAATATTCCTGGGGTTCAACGCTTATATAATTTCATCAAAGGTCGTTAA
- a CDS encoding DUF29 family protein, whose product MEELLELKEKLLKGDLQGSLLIVEELEEMSKDDKISNIISYAVVLLIHLIKQTVEKRTTHSWDVSIRNAVRQIKRKNKRRKAGGYYLSSEELKLALIEAYPEAIDGASLEVEKGRYQPQQLEKMIDQETLINQGMSLILSD is encoded by the coding sequence ATGGAAGAATTACTAGAACTCAAAGAGAAATTGTTAAAGGGAGATCTGCAAGGATCATTGCTTATTGTTGAAGAATTGGAAGAAATGAGCAAAGACGACAAAATTAGTAATATTATTAGTTATGCTGTTGTTTTGTTAATTCATTTAATAAAACAAACAGTTGAAAAGCGAACGACTCATTCTTGGGATGTTTCTATTCGTAATGCGGTGCGACAAATTAAACGAAAGAATAAACGCCGCAAAGCAGGAGGATATTATTTATCTTCAGAAGAGTTAAAATTAGCCTTAATTGAAGCTTATCCAGAAGCCATTGATGGGGCATCCTTAGAAGTAGAAAAAGGACGTTATCAACCTCAACAATTAGAAAAAATGATTGATCAAGAAACATTAATTAATCAAGGTATGTCTTTAATTTTATCTGATTAA
- a CDS encoding glycosyltransferase, translating to MSKVSIVIRCYNEEQHIGRLLSGLIQQTTQDLEIIVVDSGSTDSTVSIASRYPIKLLSIKPEDFSFGRALNLGCQAATGEFIVIVSAHVYPEYQDWLEKLIAPFDDPDIALTYGKQRGNETTKYAEQQIFMTWFPDHQTIVDQTHAFCNNANAAIRRSLWKQIPYDESLTGLEDLDWAKKAISLGYRITYVPEAEIIHVHDETPKRIYNRYRREAIALKNIYPQEHFYFRDFLRLFITNLISDYFHAWHDRVLLENFFSIPIFRLMQFWGTYQGFTQQGNINIKLKETFYYPRRLSRQNKSSQLDNNRPTIDYSNQSKPLEKI from the coding sequence ATGTCTAAAGTATCTATCGTCATTCGCTGTTACAATGAAGAACAACATATTGGTCGATTACTTAGCGGTTTGATACAGCAAACAACCCAAGATTTAGAGATTATTGTGGTTGACTCTGGTTCCACAGATAGCACTGTTTCAATTGCCTCTCGTTATCCCATCAAACTATTATCAATTAAGCCGGAAGATTTTTCTTTTGGACGGGCCCTTAATTTGGGGTGTCAAGCAGCAACAGGAGAATTTATTGTCATTGTCAGCGCGCACGTTTATCCTGAATATCAAGACTGGTTAGAAAAATTAATTGCCCCTTTTGATGATCCCGATATTGCCCTAACCTATGGAAAACAAAGAGGAAATGAAACCACAAAATATGCAGAACAACAAATTTTTATGACTTGGTTTCCTGATCATCAAACTATTGTTGATCAAACTCATGCTTTTTGTAATAATGCTAATGCTGCTATTCGGCGATCGCTTTGGAAACAAATTCCCTATGATGAAAGTTTAACAGGATTGGAAGATTTAGATTGGGCTAAAAAAGCGATTTCTTTAGGATATCGTATTACTTATGTCCCCGAAGCAGAAATTATTCATGTTCATGATGAAACCCCTAAACGGATTTATAATCGTTACCGTCGAGAAGCGATCGCTCTTAAAAATATCTATCCCCAAGAACATTTTTATTTTCGGGATTTCTTGCGTTTATTTATCACAAACTTAATTAGTGATTATTTTCATGCTTGGCATGATAGAGTATTGCTAGAAAATTTTTTTTCAATTCCCATCTTTCGGTTAATGCAATTTTGGGGAACTTATCAAGGGTTTACACAACAAGGAAATATTAATATTAAACTTAAGGAAACTTTTTATTATCCTCGTCGTTTATCTCGTCAAAATAAGTCATCCCAATTGGATAATAACCGTCCAACAATTGACTATTCTAATCAGTCAAAACCCCTAGAAAAAATTTAG
- a CDS encoding glycosyltransferase family 2 protein, producing MNEKPLISVILCNYNYGKFIGEAIDSVLAQTYPNFELVIVDDGSTDDSKKVINSYKDHRIQTVFKENGGQASAFNEGFTLAKGEIISFLDSDDWWKPEKLEIIVKWHNFLEGRYAILQHGLEIWSDGKTKPYKLVLPTGDCFEEMKRTKNIDFFVPTSGLSFPKSILEKIFPLPTEFRICADAYIMRTAFVFGLVYSIPDYLSFYRKHNNTTFKNKKFDHQEFFKTILFPKLYEFYKNQELDYPPNLFEKQFKHQKKTRKVDQLLQRIKLMLQV from the coding sequence ATGAATGAAAAACCATTAATTTCTGTGATCCTTTGTAACTATAATTATGGTAAGTTTATTGGAGAAGCGATTGATAGTGTATTAGCTCAAACTTATCCAAACTTTGAGCTAGTTATCGTCGATGATGGTTCAACAGATGATTCTAAAAAAGTAATTAACTCCTATAAAGATCATCGTATTCAGACAGTTTTTAAAGAAAATGGTGGACAAGCTTCTGCATTTAATGAGGGGTTTACTTTAGCGAAAGGGGAGATTATTTCTTTCCTAGATAGTGATGATTGGTGGAAACCAGAAAAACTAGAAATAATTGTTAAATGGCACAATTTTCTAGAAGGACGTTATGCAATACTTCAACATGGACTTGAGATCTGGTCAGATGGAAAAACAAAGCCATATAAGTTAGTTTTGCCAACAGGAGACTGCTTTGAAGAAATGAAAAGAACCAAAAATATTGATTTCTTTGTTCCGACATCAGGACTTTCTTTTCCTAAAAGTATCCTTGAAAAAATTTTTCCTCTACCAACAGAATTTCGGATTTGTGCAGACGCTTATATAATGAGAACAGCCTTTGTATTTGGTCTAGTTTACTCAATTCCTGATTACTTAAGTTTCTACCGAAAACATAACAACACAACTTTCAAAAATAAAAAATTTGACCATCAAGAATTCTTTAAAACCATTCTTTTTCCCAAACTTTATGAATTCTATAAGAATCAAGAACTTGATTATCCCCCTAATTTATTTGAAAAACAATTTAAACATCAGAAAAAAACCAGAAAAGTTGACCAATTACTTCAGAGAATAAAACTAATGTTGCAAGTTTAA
- a CDS encoding PEP-CTERM sorting domain-containing protein, whose protein sequence is MNLTLKTLTAVASGSIAASTMGGIAEAAQLNANMGFTGFGTGTTFVGPNLAAATSIDFPALNVVNLNTPTYQAPGSSVLPNDFYDASSGGTAGAFQVNLASIVVINNDPLNLSAALPFSVDFTAGGNPATFTASSFFRSSANSNSLDLFFLGTITGTGFDDSNASLSFAFTTVGGIVNYSATLASPPDIVPTPEPTTIVGLLAVGAASLASRRRKS, encoded by the coding sequence ATGAACCTTACACTCAAAACCCTGACAGCAGTAGCTTCTGGCTCCATTGCCGCCTCAACCATGGGCGGTATAGCTGAAGCTGCTCAACTGAACGCTAACATGGGCTTTACTGGATTTGGTACTGGTACCACCTTTGTGGGGCCCAACTTGGCAGCAGCTACCTCTATCGACTTTCCCGCACTAAATGTTGTTAACCTTAACACTCCCACCTACCAAGCACCTGGTAGTTCAGTGCTACCTAACGACTTTTATGATGCTTCTAGTGGTGGTACTGCTGGAGCTTTCCAGGTTAATCTCGCTTCTATAGTGGTTATCAATAACGATCCCTTAAACCTATCTGCTGCTTTACCTTTCTCAGTTGACTTTACCGCAGGGGGAAATCCTGCAACCTTCACAGCTAGCAGCTTCTTTCGTAGCTCTGCTAATAGCAACTCCCTTGATTTGTTCTTCTTAGGCACAATCACTGGTACAGGCTTTGATGATTCTAATGCTAGTCTTAGCTTTGCCTTCACCACTGTTGGCGGTATTGTAAACTACTCTGCAACTCTAGCTTCCCCTCCTGATATTGTTCCTACTCCTGAACCTACCACCATTGTTGGTTTATTAGCTGTGGGTGCTGCTAGTTTAGCGAGTCGTCGTCGTAAGTCCTAG